TGCGCAGCAGTTTGATGGGGGCAGGGGCTTGCGTGGCATCCACTGCGCTGAGCGCAGCGTTGTTGTTCACCAAGCGTTCGAGACCGTTGTAAAAGCGAGGATTCTTGACATCGAGGACCACTGGAAACACTCGTGCAGTGTTTTCATTCGTCTTGTCGATAACCAAGCGGTCATATTCCCGAGCATCCAGACCTAGGGCTTCGTAAAACTCCTTGCGTGCCACATCTCGCACATACATGGTGGCGAACACCGCGAGAAGAAAGAAACGACACCAAAGTCGAGCGCGTAATCCCCGCACTGTCTCTGGCTGGGCTTTCATCAATGCATCAAAGAAATCACCGTGGCGATTTTCGTCTTGACACCAATTCTCGAAGAAGTTGAAGATCGGGAAAATTTTACTGTCTGGATTTTGCTCAAGATGGCGGAAAATGGTGATGTAGCGCCAGTAACCAATTTTTTCAGACAGATATGTGGCGTAAAAAATAAATTTTGGTTTGAAAAATGTATAGCTCTTACTGGATGTTAAGAAGCCAAGATCCAGCTGCAGACCAAAATCGCTCATCGACTTGTTGAGGAAGCCTGCGTGCCGCGCCTCATCACGGGCCATATGCGAGAAGCATTCGGCGAGTAGGGGGTTTTTGGTTTTGATCCGACGGCTGAGTTCTTTGTAAAGCAAAAACCCGGAAAACTCAGACGTGCAACTTTGTTCTAGAAATTCAACGAATACTTTGCGGGTCTCGGGGTCGAGCTGATCTGCTGCTCCATCAAATTCGCCATTGCGCACAAAGTGATGACGGTTGTAATCCTTTCGAAACTCTTCGCAGATTGCCTCTAGCTCTGCCTCATTTGGACGCAGATCCATCGCGGCCATCGCCTCGAAATCTGTCGTGTAAAAACGAGGAGTCAGGATCGTGTCCTTCGCCGGGTCTTTCGTCGTTACGTTGGACCCTGGTACTGCTGTGGCTTCCGTAACGGCTGTTGGAGGCACCATCGGTTGCGTCAGTCACTACAACCCATCGTAGGTTGCCCTCTGGTAACCCACAGCCCAGTGTTACGAGCTTTCAGTTAATTCCCACCCAGCCATTTCTGGCCATTCAGACGCTGCAGCAACCGAGACTGGAGAAGGGCCAGGTTGATGCGCTTCTCATCGATCAAAAAGGACTCCAACAGGCTCGGCTCCGTTCCGGATTCCGCGAGCGCAATGGTTTTACCGGATGTGATCGAATCCGATTCAAAACAGACCCAGAACCGCCGATCGCCAGGTAACTCTCCGGCGACCATCCAGCATTGGCCTCCCACAACAGGACGATCACCTTCGATGAGATCGATCGAAGCGGTGATCTGATGATTGCTGCTAAGTGCTTTGCTGAGGGAGGGGATGAGATCGTCCTTAATGAACGCCTGAAAGGGTTTGTCCTCCAGCTTGGGCTTCGGAGCAGGTTTCGCTGCAGGCTTTGCTGCTGGTTTGGCTGCAGCTTTGGGTGTTTCGGGAGTTTCGCTCACCGGATTTTGATTGCTGGGCGAACTGTAGACAGCCCAGTGCTTTGTCTACCAATCATCGCCAATCTGTTGATTCCAATCATCGGGATCAGCCCCTGCTGTTCCCTCTGCGTCGGCCGCAGATGAATGGGCACGTTGTTCCCTTGGCTGAATTGGGCTGCTGTCCTTGCCTTGGGTTGGTGTTGCGTTGGCTTGATTGCCTCGATGCACCACCCTGAAGGGAACGGAGACGGTTGGAGCTGGATCGCGCACGTCACGTTCAGGCCAGGGGGTGGGTTGAGCTTGTCTTGCCTGATGGGGTTGCTCACGAGGCAATGGCTCTTGAACATCGGGCCCAGTTACCGGCCGTCGAACCTCTCGCCGTAGGACAGGTCTCGAGGTCACCATGGCCAATCCACCCACAGCGCTGACGCCCGATCCCAACACCGTTGCGACGGCGATCCAGGCTCCAATAGGCAATGGGGGTAACCTCCAAGTGAGCACCCGTAACGATGACGCTTGTCCGAGATTGAGTGATGCAATCAACAGCATCAACACCACCGGACTCAGACAGGGAATCAGCAGCAAGCGTTGAAAGGCTGTCATGGCTGGCGACCCTGCCAACGTTTCAGAGGGCTTAACTCCTCACCAAGGGAATCAAAGAGTCTCACCACTAAGAAATCCACCATTTCGCTGAGATTTTGGGGCTGGCTATACCAGGCCGGAATGGGTGGAGCAATTCTTGCTCCTGCTTCAGCCAGAGTTGTGAGGTTGCGGAGATGAATCAGGCTCCATGGCATTTCTCTAGGTGCCAGTACAAGGGGTCGTCCTTCCTTGAGATGAACATCAGCACAACGTTCGAGCAGATCACTGGCTACTCCGGCCGCAATACGCCCCACGGTGCCCATCGAACAAGGAACAATCACCATGCCGCGGGTTGCCACACTTCCACTAGCAATCGTTGCTGCTTGATCTCCCCAGCGATGGCAAATTAATGATCCTGTTTGAACATTCAGCCGTGATCTCCAAAAGCGTTCCTGAAGCTCAGGATCGACGGGGACCTGGATGGATTGTTCGGCGAGCCAAACCTCATGCGCCCCACGACTCATGATCAGGTGAACACTGCGTTCCTTCTGAAGCAAAAGTTGTAAGGCTCGCTCAGCAAGCGGTTGGGCTGAGGCGCCGCTTACCCCAAGGACATAAGGACGATCAGGGTGCTCCATGAAGGACACGCCCCTAACCCTCACTCACGGCTACAGGCATTGGGGTCTCTTCCTGTTCGTCTTCCGGGGAAAGCACAATGTCTAGATCGATCTGATTGCGCAGAACGTCCACCTTGGTTACACGCACTGTGACGGGATCTCCAAGTTTGTAAACGCGGCGATTACGACGACCCACAAGTCGGTTTTGGCGAGAACGGTATTCGTACCAATCGTCGTTCAAGGAGCTGACATGCACCAGTCCCTCCACCATGGAGGGGGCAATTTCCACGAAGAACCCATAACTTTGAACGCCGCTGATCACACCTTGTTGCTCGTGATCGAGCATCGGTTCGGCGCTTCGTGCTTGCGCCATCGCAATCACATCTCTAGAAAGCTCCGCTTGTTGGCGACGCCGAGAATTGAGACGTTGAAGTTTGCGTTCCTGGAGGAGTTCCTGCAATCGTTGTTGGAGAGACCCACTGAAGAGCGGCCAGGTCAGCGTTGAAGCGGCACCTTTGCTGCCCAAATTGACCGTTTCTTTTTGGCGAACGCTTGGACGATCTTTGCCGTCGTTGAGAAGCTGACATAACACCTGTTGGTTCAATAAATCGGCGTAATGCAGGGTGGGACAGCACCAAGGAGCGAATAACGGAGTTGATCCATCCTGAGCAGGAGGAGACATCGCATCAATGTCTGCTGAAGTGTCGAGCTCTTCATGATCTTTTTTGGTCTCAGTCGCTGATGCCTCGTTTTCACTGGCGAGTGCTATTTGCTTGGCTTTCGATTGGATCAGGCGGAACTGGCAATCTGGGAGGGTCTGTCGCAGCTGCAGGTTGAGCACCCGTCTGGATGGACTTGTAATTAAGGCTTGCGCGAGTTCGGACGCCGAAGTGGTGCCCTCTTCATCCAGGGAGATCGGCAGCTCTAGGGCAATGGCTGCTTTCGCGACGTCATTCAGGGATCCACTCTCGGGATCATTGGCTTGAAGCACCAGGGCTGGAAGATTGAAATCCAGGCAATGCTGAGTCCAAGTTGAATGCGCTGCTCGTAGGAACGTAGCCAAGATTGAGAAGGGATCCTCTTCCCTCAGGGGTTCAATCCACTGACGATTGCCACCATCTGGTTCGGTGGCTCGCAGGTCTCCCAGCGTTTCCAAATCGGGGGTTGGAAGATCCAATTCGATTTGGCCTTGTCTTAACTCTGCGGCGTGAAGAGCTTTGGCGCAAAAGATCAGTGTCTCGAGTTGTCCGATGTGATCTTTGATTGATTTCAGTGCTGCTGGGATGGCTCGAGAACGGGGCTTGCGCCCTGCCAAAGCCGTTAAAGCTTGCGAGGTCACTTCAGCGACAGGCCGAATTTGTGTCAAACAGAATTCCCAGTCCCGAGCTTCGCCTTCAGAGTCAATATCGATGCGAACACTCACTGCAGCTTGTGTTTCTCCAACGTTGAACGCTGCCGCTTTGGAGAGGTTCGGACTCAGCAGTGGAATCCACTTATTGCCCAAACAAAGAGCTTCGCTTTGCTCGCACAACCATTGATCAAGACTGTTGCCGGGGTTCACTCGTTCAGCGACAGCAGGAGCGTGAATCCATAGCTGAGTTCCACCTTCATGGGGGATGACATGGGCTGCAGGTAGGTGGGGAGCACCATCAATCACCCAGTTGTTCAGGAGTAAACACGGCTGATCGGTGAGGTCTTTGCGTCGTTTCTCGACGGGAGCCTTAATCGTTGTTCTTGGTGCAGTTGCTCTGTTGTGTAAGTGGGCCTTAGTGAGTAAGAGATCGCGATCAGCATCGACACCACCGTTGAGTGGCAGCGAACGGGCCACATGACCCCGGGCTGGGTGTTGAGCGATCGGGTATCGATCGAGCTGCACTTCAACCACTGATGTGGCGGGTCCCTCGAGTTGATAGTTGCTATCTCCCTCCGGTAACTCGATGGAGGCGAGAACACGGTCATCGAGGGGAACGGCGAGCAGTCGCTCATCCTGTTGTTCCACTTGAGCCAGAAGGCTTGTGGTGGCTCTCTGCAAAATGCATTGCACCCCTCCTTCTGGAGATCGACGGCGGCCTGCATCACGGATGATGCGTACCAACACGCGATCACCATTCCAAGCGTGATTCAGCTGATGGTCACGGATATAGACGTCTTCACCGCCGTCATCACGAATGGCAAAACAGAATCCTTTGCTGCTGCAGCGCAAACGGGCTTCAATCAACCCAATGTCGTCACCTCGGGAGACTGAACTCTCCTCTTCAAGGCTCAGCACACCAAGTCGATCAAGTCCCTTCAGCGCAATGCCGAGTGATTGTTTGTCGGCTCGATTGGTTAATCGGAGAATCTTTTCGAGCTTGCTGATCTCAACGGAACCGTCATGGGGGACCTGGTCGAGAAGGTCGGCGACCGTGAATTTCATCGGAGCATGCAAGAAACCGGCCTTCAGGACCGGGAGTTGAATCAAAACTGCTGCACTCGAGGAGTTGTAGTGCAAACAGTGAATGACATCCCAACTCTAATCGCCCGACTGTGCGCGATTCCTTCCTTAGTCCTCGGCCTGGGTGGATCCAAATCCGGCTTGGAGCATGGGCATTAGCAAGCGGCCACCGATCACTAGAAACCCAGTCGAAGCAATCAGTTGAAGCCAGTCGGCAGGAATCACAGCTGATAAAGATCCTCCCGCTACAGCGCCAATCAAGCTCGCGAGTACTAAAGCGCTGGATGATCCGAGAAACACCGCTAAGGGTCGATTGGATGTGCCGCTAATAGCCACTGTTGCTAATTGGGTTTTATCACCGAGCTCTGCCAAGAACACGGTGACAAAAGTGGAAATGAGAAGGGTGAAGTCCATAACAGTTTCAGAGTGATTGGGTCTCCATCAGTGACTTCAAGGCCTGACTGCCCAGCCACAAACCCAGTCCCACCATCAGCAAACCTGCCATTTGTTCCAGACGTTCTGGGGGAAGGATTGTGGAGAGCCAGCGTCCCACCAGAACTCCTACCAGGCTTGAACAGATCAATGCCAGCGCGGCCCCGATAAACACCAACCATGGTTCGCCGGATTGGGCGGATAGAAGGAGGGTGGCTAATTGGGTTTTATCACCCAATTCAGCTAGAAAAACGGTGGTGAAGGTGCTCAGCAGAATGGTGTTGAATCCAAGCTTGTTGTCGCTACCTGCTTCAGTCATCGGAATTCTGAGGTGAGCGGATCAACCGCTCGAACTTACGCAGTTCGAGGCTTCTTCCGCCATGAACCGAGCGAATTTGCTGTCGACAGCAATCAATGGCGAAGGCATTGACCTCCTCCGCTGGCACTGCAAATAAATCGGCTAAACCGCTCACCCGGCAAAAGTCAGGTCTGTCCTCATAAATTCTGCAGCGTCGGCCTCCCTGGTCGAAATGTCGACACCATCCGTCTTTCCCCACCATTCCTAGGTAGATCGTTTGCTGCTCGTCCGATAGCGCTTCAAGCGCTTCAGGTCGTTCCGCCGGAGCAAGCCTGCAACAAGCACCGCATTGACTCAGGCAGGACCAGTGAAGGGGAGGGCGGCTCATGGTTCAATTTGGATGGTGCTGTGACAAGGCATCACAGTGATACCTCTCTTTAAAGGCAATGCGGTGGAACGCCCCGTACCCTTTTGGAGGCATCATGCTGATCAACTGCTTTCCTCCCATGGGATTTGATATCCACCTGATTGCAAATTTTGGGGCCCTCGCTCTGATCACGCTTGCTGGCCCAGCTGTGATCTTTATCCTCTTTTACAGGCGCGGAGCTCTCTGAAGCTTTGCGAGTGCGTGATACACCGGTGTTCTGGAGACAAGCCGCCCGGTGTAAGCGGCGATTACGGCCGTGAGACAAGCTCCTGCAAATAACTGTTGATCGCCCACCAGTCGCCAGGAAAAAATGAGGGAGACCAGCGGCAGTTGGGTTGCTCCAGCCAGTCCTGCTGCTAATCCAAGTCCCACACCCACTTGGGTGCTGAATCCAATCACCGCACAGATGCTGTAACCGAGCACGGCACCGAAGGTGAGAGCTGGATCGATCAATCCTCCTGGGACTCCTGGTGCCAGGGCGAGCATGGGGCCAATCACCCGGACCACCGTGATCCAAATGCTCACGAGACCAGAGTGGACATCACTGTGATCTGCCCCCAATTCTGGTAAGCCTCGTTCAAGCAGTTGCTTCACGAGTGCTTCACCGTCCGCAGTGCTAGTTCCCCAGCTCAACAGGGCAAGCACACTGAGTGCGGCGCCAAGCCATAGGCCGGTGCGCAGTGGACGTTGCCGCACCATTGGAGCTAAACGCGATGTGGTCCACACCAGACCACGGTTAAAGAATCCACCGACAAGACCAGCGGCGATTCCGATCGGAACGGCCAGCAAGAGTTGTTCACTTTCGGGTGCAAACACATTGATGAGCCCCAATCCAAAGATGGGCTCCCCTCCAAGGTTCGAAAAACCAGCCGCAGCGATGCACACCAGCAAAGCTGGCCAGATCGTGAGGATTGAATATTCAGCTGTGAGCTCCTCAAGCATGAAGACAACGCCAAGCAGGGGAGTGTTGAAGCCGCCGGCTAGGCCAGCACCTCCGCCAATGGCAACCATCTGTCGTTCGGTAAGAGCCGGCATCCAATTGGGCCAACGTTTCTGACAGGCGCGTGCCACAGCAGAGCCAAATTGCACCACCGGGCCTTCCCGTCCCAGAGGAAACATGGCTGCTGTCGCCACCGACCACAGGATTCCTCTGTGCACAGTGCTCCCTGCTTCCATCGCACTGGGCATCAACGATGGATCTCCCAGGGCGTTCATCGTTGATGGAATTCCTGATCCAGCTCCTCCACGCCACGGTCCTCGCTGAAGAATCAACAGGATTGGCATCACCAGCAAAGGAGCGAAAACAATCAGCAGACCGATGGAGGTCCAGGGGTTTTCGCCGGTTGTTGGCAGGAACTGGAACTGCCACTCCTGAATGCGATCAACAAGATTCAGTGGGAGGCAAGCCAGCCCGATCAAGACGCCAACAACCAGCAAGCCAATGAAGTGGCGGCCAAGTCGAGTGATCTCGTTGAAAACCGACGCTGTGCCCCGGAACCGTGAGCTGGTGGATTTGAGTTCAGAAGTCATGGCAGGAGGCCGAGGCCAATGCAAGCGTCTTGAATGAGGTCAGCAACGTAAGGGTGTCTTGCCCTGTTGTCTTCACTTTCGAAAACTCCATTGCTGTTGACCGATCCAGACAGTCGCTCTCCAGAGGGGTTCCGAATCTCTACGGTTGAGGCGGAGGGGCTCGAGCAGCGATAAACCCCAAGGCCGCGGTGGAGATCTAAGCAGGCGTGATGTTCTCTTAGAGCTTGGATTTCGAGCTGCAGTTTTGCTTCTCCTTGCCAGCGGTTGAGGCTGATTCGAAACGCAACATCCACGATGGCTGGCAGTGGTTGAGTTTGTTGCCAGCGCCAAGCAATGGCTTCTCTCTCACAGTTGTCTTGCACCAAGGTGAGTTTCAGGTGACCGCCACGGAGCAATCGTTGTGATGTCACCTTGCAACCTCTCGACCAAAACAGTGGCGCTGGATGGCCGATCCCAAAGGGTTCAAGAGAGAGCAACGCAGACCAGAGTTCGTGATTGATCGCAGTGAGTGATAAAAGTGCTTCTGGTTCCACCAGAATTCCCTCTCCGCGCGTTTGGATCCAGGACAGAGCTAAGGCATTCAGCTCCTCATGTAGGCGATGCACTTGCGCGGCCTTTACCGTAAATCCTCCTGCGGCTGGGTGGCCGCCATGGCGTTCAAGAAGGTCTGTGCAGTGGTCGAGTGCTTTGTCGACGGCGAATCCTTCGGGAGCCCGTACAGAGGCTCGCATCAGACCATCGCCATCAGCAGCCAGCAAGGCGGTTGGGCGTTGAAATCGGTCCATCAGACGTGCTGCAACGATGCCAATCACGCCGTGATGCCAGTGGCCTTGTGCGAGAAGTAGAAAGGGTGGTAAAGGATCACGGTCAGACTCCAATAAGGCCAATGCTTCGGCCTCAATGGCATCGCACAGCTCCCGCCGCTGTCGGTTGAGACTGTCGCATTGACGACCCAGCTCAATGGCGCTGTTTTGGTCGTCAGCGGTGAGCAAATCCACTACCAACTGGGGATCGCCGATCCGCCCTACCGCGTTAATTCTGGGGGCCAGTTGAAAACCGATGTCATCGGCGCGCAGGGGACGATCGCCGAGTCCTGCGAGTTGTTGTAAGGCGCGCACCCCCGGACAGTTACTTCGATGGAGATGAAGCAACCCTTCTCGCAGGAGAGTCCTATTGGCGCCTGTCAGCGGTGCCATATCGGCCACCGTGCCA
The Synechococcus sp. CC9311 DNA segment above includes these coding regions:
- the acsF gene encoding magnesium-protoporphyrin IX monomethyl ester (oxidative) cyclase, which produces MVPPTAVTEATAVPGSNVTTKDPAKDTILTPRFYTTDFEAMAAMDLRPNEAELEAICEEFRKDYNRHHFVRNGEFDGAADQLDPETRKVFVEFLEQSCTSEFSGFLLYKELSRRIKTKNPLLAECFSHMARDEARHAGFLNKSMSDFGLQLDLGFLTSSKSYTFFKPKFIFYATYLSEKIGYWRYITIFRHLEQNPDSKIFPIFNFFENWCQDENRHGDFFDALMKAQPETVRGLRARLWCRFFLLAVFATMYVRDVARKEFYEALGLDAREYDRLVIDKTNENTARVFPVVLDVKNPRFYNGLERLVNNNAALSAVDATQAPAPIKLLRKLPHWVANGAQMASLFLMAPIRSDRYHPSVR
- a CDS encoding DUF2996 domain-containing protein, giving the protein MSETPETPKAAAKPAAKPAAKPAPKPKLEDKPFQAFIKDDLIPSLSKALSSNHQITASIDLIEGDRPVVGGQCWMVAGELPGDRRFWVCFESDSITSGKTIALAESGTEPSLLESFLIDEKRINLALLQSRLLQRLNGQKWLGGN
- a CDS encoding flavin prenyltransferase UbiX, translated to MEHPDRPYVLGVSGASAQPLAERALQLLLQKERSVHLIMSRGAHEVWLAEQSIQVPVDPELQERFWRSRLNVQTGSLICHRWGDQAATIASGSVATRGMVIVPCSMGTVGRIAAGVASDLLERCADVHLKEGRPLVLAPREMPWSLIHLRNLTTLAEAGARIAPPIPAWYSQPQNLSEMVDFLVVRLFDSLGEELSPLKRWQGRQP
- a CDS encoding RNB domain-containing ribonuclease yields the protein MKFTVADLLDQVPHDGSVEISKLEKILRLTNRADKQSLGIALKGLDRLGVLSLEEESSVSRGDDIGLIEARLRCSSKGFCFAIRDDGGEDVYIRDHQLNHAWNGDRVLVRIIRDAGRRRSPEGGVQCILQRATTSLLAQVEQQDERLLAVPLDDRVLASIELPEGDSNYQLEGPATSVVEVQLDRYPIAQHPARGHVARSLPLNGGVDADRDLLLTKAHLHNRATAPRTTIKAPVEKRRKDLTDQPCLLLNNWVIDGAPHLPAAHVIPHEGGTQLWIHAPAVAERVNPGNSLDQWLCEQSEALCLGNKWIPLLSPNLSKAAAFNVGETQAAVSVRIDIDSEGEARDWEFCLTQIRPVAEVTSQALTALAGRKPRSRAIPAALKSIKDHIGQLETLIFCAKALHAAELRQGQIELDLPTPDLETLGDLRATEPDGGNRQWIEPLREEDPFSILATFLRAAHSTWTQHCLDFNLPALVLQANDPESGSLNDVAKAAIALELPISLDEEGTTSASELAQALITSPSRRVLNLQLRQTLPDCQFRLIQSKAKQIALASENEASATETKKDHEELDTSADIDAMSPPAQDGSTPLFAPWCCPTLHYADLLNQQVLCQLLNDGKDRPSVRQKETVNLGSKGAASTLTWPLFSGSLQQRLQELLQERKLQRLNSRRRQQAELSRDVIAMAQARSAEPMLDHEQQGVISGVQSYGFFVEIAPSMVEGLVHVSSLNDDWYEYRSRQNRLVGRRNRRVYKLGDPVTVRVTKVDVLRNQIDLDIVLSPEDEQEETPMPVAVSEG
- a CDS encoding TMEM165/GDT1 family protein, which codes for MDFTLLISTFVTVFLAELGDKTQLATVAISGTSNRPLAVFLGSSSALVLASLIGAVAGGSLSAVIPADWLQLIASTGFLVIGGRLLMPMLQAGFGSTQAED
- a CDS encoding TMEM165/GDT1 family protein; the encoded protein is MTEAGSDNKLGFNTILLSTFTTVFLAELGDKTQLATLLLSAQSGEPWLVFIGAALALICSSLVGVLVGRWLSTILPPERLEQMAGLLMVGLGLWLGSQALKSLMETQSL
- a CDS encoding YkgJ family cysteine cluster protein; the protein is MSRPPLHWSCLSQCGACCRLAPAERPEALEALSDEQQTIYLGMVGKDGWCRHFDQGGRRCRIYEDRPDFCRVSGLADLFAVPAEEVNAFAIDCCRQQIRSVHGGRSLELRKFERLIRSPQNSDD
- the psb30 gene encoding photosystem II reaction center protein Ycf12/Psb30, which translates into the protein MGFDIHLIANFGALALITLAGPAVIFILFYRRGAL
- a CDS encoding chloride channel protein → MTSELKSTSSRFRGTASVFNEITRLGRHFIGLLVVGVLIGLACLPLNLVDRIQEWQFQFLPTTGENPWTSIGLLIVFAPLLVMPILLILQRGPWRGGAGSGIPSTMNALGDPSLMPSAMEAGSTVHRGILWSVATAAMFPLGREGPVVQFGSAVARACQKRWPNWMPALTERQMVAIGGGAGLAGGFNTPLLGVVFMLEELTAEYSILTIWPALLVCIAAAGFSNLGGEPIFGLGLINVFAPESEQLLLAVPIGIAAGLVGGFFNRGLVWTTSRLAPMVRQRPLRTGLWLGAALSVLALLSWGTSTADGEALVKQLLERGLPELGADHSDVHSGLVSIWITVVRVIGPMLALAPGVPGGLIDPALTFGAVLGYSICAVIGFSTQVGVGLGLAAGLAGATQLPLVSLIFSWRLVGDQQLFAGACLTAVIAAYTGRLVSRTPVYHALAKLQRAPRL
- the recJ gene encoding single-stranded-DNA-specific exonuclease RecJ — its product is MPSAVSVQQWQLPRGIDLTALDSVPLPLPLRALLFRRGLTEPAQVNALLNDSALPKPGGHFPELEKAVQRLHQACLKAERVAICGDYDADGMTSTALLLRTLRTLGAEPQAAIPSRMADGYGLNCSMVNELHDAGVRLIVTVDNGVAAHEALSRAEDLGMEVVLTDHHTLPKTRPKALALIHPATTPDHSPYRGLAGVGLAYVVARELAERMRQPAAIASARDLFCIGTVADMAPLTGANRTLLREGLLHLHRSNCPGVRALQQLAGLGDRPLRADDIGFQLAPRINAVGRIGDPQLVVDLLTADDQNSAIELGRQCDSLNRQRRELCDAIEAEALALLESDRDPLPPFLLLAQGHWHHGVIGIVAARLMDRFQRPTALLAADGDGLMRASVRAPEGFAVDKALDHCTDLLERHGGHPAAGGFTVKAAQVHRLHEELNALALSWIQTRGEGILVEPEALLSLTAINHELWSALLSLEPFGIGHPAPLFWSRGCKVTSQRLLRGGHLKLTLVQDNCEREAIAWRWQQTQPLPAIVDVAFRISLNRWQGEAKLQLEIQALREHHACLDLHRGLGVYRCSSPSASTVEIRNPSGERLSGSVNSNGVFESEDNRARHPYVADLIQDACIGLGLLP